The following proteins are co-located in the Mycolicibacterium goodii genome:
- the allB gene encoding allantoinase AllB, which yields MTADAGERSSHPDFDLVVRGERTLTTAGIVAREIGIRDGRVVAIEPLGSGLTGSEIVELTDEQVMIPGLVDTHVHVNEPGRTEWEGFDSATRAAAAGGVTTLIDMPLNSIPPTVNVEALDAKRAAASGKTHIDVGFWGGAIPGNTGDLRALHDDGVFGFKCFLLHSGVDEFPHLDADEMEKDMAVLAGFDSMMIVHAEDSRAIDRAPSAEGNKYERFLASRPRGAENVAIAEVIERARWTRVRAHILHLSSSDALPMLATAKRDGVRITVETCPHYLTLLAEEIPNGATAFKCCPPIREASNRELLWQGLLDGTIDCIVSDHSPSTVDLKDVENGDFGVAWGGVASLQLGLSLIWTEAKRRGIELTQVLEWMAAKPAELAGMTNKGKIALGYDADFAIFEPESAHVVDVHKLHHKNPISPYDGRALAGVVTGTWLRGKKIDFQTPQGRMLRRGGV from the coding sequence ATGACCGCCGATGCAGGGGAGCGGTCCAGCCACCCCGATTTCGACCTGGTAGTCCGCGGTGAGCGCACGCTGACGACGGCGGGAATCGTCGCTCGCGAGATCGGTATCCGCGACGGTCGCGTCGTCGCGATCGAGCCGTTGGGAAGCGGCCTCACCGGCTCGGAGATCGTCGAACTCACCGACGAGCAGGTCATGATCCCCGGCTTGGTCGATACGCACGTACACGTCAACGAGCCAGGCCGCACCGAGTGGGAGGGGTTCGACTCCGCTACCCGCGCCGCGGCGGCGGGCGGTGTGACCACGCTGATCGACATGCCGTTGAATTCGATTCCCCCGACGGTCAACGTCGAAGCACTGGATGCCAAGCGCGCCGCTGCATCGGGGAAGACACACATCGACGTCGGTTTCTGGGGTGGCGCGATTCCGGGCAACACCGGCGATCTACGGGCCCTGCACGACGACGGCGTGTTCGGCTTCAAATGTTTCCTGCTGCACTCCGGCGTCGACGAGTTCCCACATCTCGACGCCGACGAGATGGAGAAGGACATGGCCGTGCTGGCCGGCTTCGACTCCATGATGATCGTGCACGCCGAGGACTCCCGGGCCATCGACCGAGCGCCCTCGGCCGAGGGCAACAAGTACGAACGGTTCCTCGCGTCGCGGCCCCGCGGCGCCGAGAACGTGGCGATCGCGGAAGTCATCGAACGCGCCAGGTGGACCCGTGTTCGTGCCCATATCCTGCACCTTTCGTCATCGGACGCCCTACCCATGCTCGCCACCGCGAAGCGCGACGGCGTCAGGATCACCGTCGAGACGTGCCCGCACTACTTGACCCTGCTGGCCGAGGAAATCCCGAACGGCGCCACCGCATTCAAGTGCTGTCCGCCGATCCGTGAGGCGTCGAATCGGGAACTTCTCTGGCAGGGCCTGCTCGACGGCACGATCGACTGCATCGTCTCTGACCATTCACCGTCGACGGTCGACCTGAAAGACGTCGAGAACGGTGACTTCGGCGTCGCGTGGGGCGGCGTCGCGTCCCTTCAGCTCGGCCTGTCGTTGATCTGGACCGAGGCCAAGCGTCGCGGTATAGAACTGACGCAAGTGCTTGAGTGGATGGCGGCCAAACCCGCCGAACTCGCCGGAATGACCAACAAGGGCAAGATCGCGCTCGGTTACGACGCCGATTTTGCGATCTTCGAGCCCGAGTCTGCGCACGTGGTCGACGTGCACAAGCTGCACCACAAGAACCCGATCAGCCCGTACGACGGACGTGCGCTCGCCGGTGTCGTGACGGGTACCTGGTTGCGCGGCAAGAAGATCGACTTCCAAACCCCGCAGGGCCGGATGTTGCGTCGCGGTGGTGTTTAG
- a CDS encoding DinB family protein, with the protein MTTWSIPQTTTGTERRLLESMLDRNRTELINTARGLSEEDARARLVESMTTPIGLLKHAATAERIWFHHLLGGLSQEECDGGTTGGDPSFTVADSETLADVITEFETVSRLSRTIAAQFDLDETRTHPHIGEVNLRFIYLLAIEDFARHAGHGDILREQLRQSGRR; encoded by the coding sequence ATGACGACATGGTCGATACCGCAAACCACTACCGGCACTGAACGCCGACTGCTCGAGAGCATGCTCGACCGCAACCGCACCGAGTTAATCAATACGGCGCGCGGGTTATCAGAAGAAGATGCCCGCGCCCGCCTCGTCGAATCGATGACCACCCCGATCGGTCTGCTCAAACACGCCGCCACCGCCGAACGAATCTGGTTTCACCACTTGCTTGGCGGACTATCCCAGGAAGAGTGCGACGGAGGCACCACCGGAGGCGATCCCAGCTTCACCGTCGCGGACAGCGAGACCCTCGCCGACGTCATCACAGAATTCGAGACCGTCAGCAGACTTTCCCGCACAATCGCCGCCCAGTTCGACCTAGATGAAACTCGGACGCATCCACACATCGGCGAGGTCAATCTGCGGTTTATTTACTTGCTGGCAATCGAGGACTTCGCGCGTCACGCTGGCCACGGCGACATCCTCCGCGAGCAGCTCCGGCAGTCTGGCCGACGTTGA
- a CDS encoding nuclear transport factor 2 family protein → MSTDEFAELTRRLQALEDRNAILDTLKQYGHALDYGDFDRLVDCFTKDAVRETKRPDGTVNRWVGEAGTIDFATRHSHAPEWYHKHLVLNSLVDIHGDTANVESYMFRFDTREQEPSFVWGMGRYLDTMRREPDGKWRIMHRVSEIEDQWPGRFVLKGHDQQ, encoded by the coding sequence ATGTCCACCGACGAGTTCGCGGAGCTGACCAGGCGACTGCAGGCGCTCGAAGATCGCAACGCCATCCTCGACACGCTCAAGCAGTACGGCCACGCCCTCGATTACGGCGATTTCGACCGGCTGGTCGACTGCTTCACCAAAGATGCCGTCCGCGAGACCAAGCGCCCCGACGGCACGGTCAACCGTTGGGTGGGCGAGGCGGGCACCATCGACTTCGCCACGCGACACTCCCACGCGCCCGAGTGGTACCACAAGCATCTCGTGCTGAACAGCCTCGTTGACATCCACGGCGACACTGCGAACGTGGAGAGCTACATGTTCCGTTTCGACACCCGCGAGCAAGAACCCTCGTTCGTCTGGGGGATGGGGCGCTACCTCGACACCATGCGACGCGAACCAGATGGCAAGTGGCGCATCATGCATCGCGTCTCGGAGATCGAAGACCAGTGGCCCGGCCGTTTCGTGCTCAAGGGGCACGACCAGCAGTGA
- a CDS encoding SMP-30/gluconolactonase/LRE family protein, which translates to MGVRPDGQRIGAVRVPEKVANMHWGGEDWRTLFLTASTSLYAIDTLVGPRREPFMG; encoded by the coding sequence GTGGGTGTACGCCCCGACGGTCAGCGCATCGGTGCGGTCCGCGTTCCGGAGAAGGTCGCGAACATGCATTGGGGTGGAGAGGACTGGCGCACCCTATTCCTCACCGCGTCAACCTCGCTCTACGCGATCGACACGCTGGTGGGTCCGCGGCGCGAACCCTTCATGGGCTGA
- a CDS encoding NAD(P)-dependent oxidoreductase, with protein sequence MTVTRLTVAFLGLGRMGLPMATNIAAAGYPVVVHNRTRAVADEFASGTAGVSVAETPREAAQQAGVVITMLADERALRAVYEGPDGLLAGWSPGTIAVDMGTTGAAGTAWLARVVGEAGGTAIDSPVSGAVAAAESAGLTLMVGGPSDAVERVRPLLETMSMVIHHVGDTGTGAVMKLAVNNVVYALGQAVSESLVLAERAGIERAQAYSVFVDSAVAAPMVKYRQDNYVNPGTAATQFALDLAAKDLRLIAALADEVGAPMPQAAINLETTVHAIDDGLGQRDMAAVAVYLRTAAR encoded by the coding sequence ATGACGGTGACACGGCTGACGGTCGCGTTCCTCGGGCTGGGCCGGATGGGCCTGCCCATGGCGACCAACATCGCGGCGGCCGGGTATCCCGTCGTCGTTCACAACCGGACCCGTGCTGTCGCCGACGAGTTTGCCTCGGGCACAGCCGGTGTCAGCGTCGCCGAAACTCCCCGCGAGGCGGCACAGCAGGCCGGGGTCGTCATCACCATGCTCGCCGACGAACGGGCGCTGCGCGCCGTCTACGAGGGGCCCGACGGTCTGCTGGCGGGCTGGTCACCGGGCACGATCGCTGTCGACATGGGAACCACCGGCGCGGCAGGGACCGCCTGGCTGGCCCGTGTCGTCGGCGAGGCCGGCGGAACCGCGATCGACTCCCCCGTCTCCGGGGCGGTGGCCGCCGCCGAGTCGGCGGGGCTGACCCTCATGGTCGGTGGCCCGAGCGACGCGGTGGAACGTGTGCGACCGCTGCTCGAGACGATGAGCATGGTGATTCACCACGTCGGCGATACCGGCACCGGCGCGGTGATGAAGCTGGCCGTCAACAACGTCGTCTACGCGCTCGGACAGGCGGTCTCCGAGTCGTTGGTGCTGGCCGAGCGCGCTGGAATCGAACGCGCACAGGCGTATTCGGTGTTCGTCGACAGCGCGGTCGCCGCTCCGATGGTGAAGTACCGGCAAGACAACTACGTGAATCCCGGTACCGCGGCAACGCAGTTCGCGCTGGATCTGGCAGCGAAGGACTTGCGTTTGATCGCGGCACTGGCCGACGAGGTCGGCGCGCCGATGCCGCAGGCGGCGATCAATCTCGAAACCACAGTGCACGCCATCGACGACGGGCTGGGCCAACGGGACATGGCCGCGGTCGCGGTCTACCTGCGCACCGCCGCGCGCTGA
- a CDS encoding zinc-dependent alcohol dehydrogenase, whose translation MRAAVFHGRGDVRVEDVPDVRPGPGDLMIKVQAVGICGTDAHEFESGPHMFPIDQPHPVSGHVGPMIPGHELAGVVEDMGRDVEGFRRGALVVSGAGISCGECFWCRRDMTNLCRHYSTVGLSRHGALAEYVVVPASTCIDASGLGLTADAAALAQPMSIAVHAMRRGRLAPDESALILGAGGIGAFLTYAAADRCGSVVVSDLDEGRLRTAAALGAEHTVLAESDQSLAEVLAAHDIVPSVIYEVSGSAAGFAQALSLAARGTRVVMVGLQHSRVPIDARDLSLREVELIGTNAHVCRLDLPEALRLLAARADGWDDVAPVALALDDLVAEGLRPMVERRSTRIKTLIDPWATKPRKTVTR comes from the coding sequence ATGCGCGCAGCAGTTTTCCACGGACGCGGTGACGTCCGCGTGGAGGACGTTCCAGATGTCCGGCCCGGCCCGGGAGATCTGATGATCAAAGTTCAAGCGGTTGGTATTTGCGGCACCGATGCGCACGAGTTCGAGTCCGGGCCGCACATGTTCCCCATCGACCAGCCGCATCCCGTGTCCGGTCATGTCGGGCCGATGATCCCAGGGCACGAACTGGCTGGGGTCGTCGAAGACATGGGTCGCGACGTGGAGGGTTTCCGCCGAGGGGCTCTGGTGGTCTCTGGCGCCGGAATTTCGTGCGGCGAGTGCTTCTGGTGCAGGCGCGACATGACGAATCTGTGCCGGCACTACTCGACGGTGGGTCTGAGCCGGCACGGCGCGCTGGCCGAGTATGTCGTGGTGCCTGCGTCGACGTGCATCGACGCCTCCGGTCTTGGACTCACGGCCGACGCGGCGGCCTTGGCTCAGCCCATGTCGATCGCAGTCCACGCGATGCGGCGGGGCCGTCTGGCGCCCGATGAATCCGCACTCATCCTCGGCGCCGGCGGCATCGGCGCCTTTCTGACCTACGCCGCGGCCGACCGCTGCGGCAGCGTCGTGGTCTCCGATCTCGACGAGGGACGGTTGCGCACCGCCGCCGCCCTGGGCGCCGAGCACACCGTCCTCGCAGAAAGCGACCAAAGCCTCGCCGAGGTGCTGGCCGCCCATGACATCGTCCCGTCGGTCATCTACGAAGTTTCTGGTAGCGCAGCCGGGTTCGCGCAGGCACTGAGTCTGGCTGCGCGGGGCACCCGGGTGGTCATGGTCGGTCTCCAGCACAGTCGCGTACCGATCGATGCGCGCGACCTCTCACTGCGCGAGGTCGAGTTGATCGGGACCAATGCTCATGTCTGCCGGCTCGACCTGCCGGAGGCGCTGCGACTGTTGGCCGCACGCGCCGACGGGTGGGACGACGTAGCGCCCGTCGCGCTCGCCCTCGATGATCTGGTCGCCGAGGGACTGCGCCCCATGGTCGAACGGCGCAGCACCCGGATCAAGACCCTGATAGACCCGTGGGCGACGAAACCCCGGAAGACAGTGACCCGATGA
- a CDS encoding MFS transporter, protein MSLRTRARTAGATTAGHVGGHTGPMRAAVAGGLGSLVEYFDFAIYGFVAVYIAAHFFPSDQPAVGVLATMGAFAIGYVVRPLGGWYFGRMGDRHGRSRALVVTVVSMGVCTTAIGLLPGYDTIGIFAPVGLLVLRALQGFCAGGEVAGAASYAAESAPANRRGFFTSFTPIGTTGGYAGAAIVVVLTTTALTAEQMQTWGWRIPFLVVAPITLLCTFFRLRLEDSPEFLEMSAQQIAKSPLREVLARNPRQVVAAVLLTFATFGTSTLVLAYLPTFFIKVRGFDAQPYYLMMSVVITGALLAFPFIGALSDRFGRRRVMLVGYAGLIVLAYPMFWALDTSQSMVALGVVLFIYYVVNGITIATTYLVTVELMPRPVRYTGSALGINLGLIVISFGPTLAAEVVNTSGSLIPVALWAAGCGVIGAATLLFGVRETAGEALPR, encoded by the coding sequence ATGAGCTTGAGAACCCGCGCACGGACTGCCGGCGCGACGACTGCCGGTCATGTCGGCGGTCATACCGGACCGATGCGGGCCGCGGTCGCCGGTGGACTCGGTTCACTGGTCGAGTACTTCGACTTCGCGATCTACGGTTTCGTCGCGGTGTACATCGCCGCACACTTCTTCCCCAGTGACCAGCCGGCCGTCGGTGTCCTCGCGACGATGGGAGCTTTCGCGATCGGCTACGTCGTGCGGCCGCTGGGCGGATGGTATTTCGGCCGGATGGGCGACCGGCACGGCAGAAGCCGGGCACTGGTCGTCACGGTGGTGTCGATGGGCGTCTGCACCACGGCGATCGGTCTACTGCCCGGATACGACACGATCGGCATCTTCGCGCCCGTCGGGTTGCTGGTGTTGCGAGCGCTGCAGGGCTTCTGCGCCGGCGGCGAGGTCGCCGGCGCGGCGTCCTACGCCGCGGAGTCCGCCCCGGCGAACCGGCGCGGATTCTTCACGTCGTTCACGCCGATCGGAACGACCGGCGGTTACGCGGGTGCGGCGATCGTCGTCGTCCTGACCACCACCGCGCTGACCGCCGAGCAAATGCAAACCTGGGGCTGGCGCATACCATTCCTCGTCGTTGCGCCGATCACATTGCTGTGCACGTTCTTTCGGCTTCGTCTCGAAGACTCCCCGGAATTCCTCGAGATGTCGGCCCAGCAGATCGCGAAGAGCCCGCTGCGCGAGGTACTGGCCCGCAATCCCCGGCAGGTCGTTGCGGCGGTGCTGCTGACGTTCGCCACCTTCGGCACCTCGACCCTGGTGCTCGCCTACCTGCCCACGTTCTTCATCAAGGTGCGCGGCTTCGACGCGCAGCCGTACTACCTGATGATGTCCGTGGTCATCACCGGTGCGCTGCTGGCGTTCCCGTTCATCGGGGCACTGTCGGATCGATTCGGCCGCAGGCGGGTGATGCTGGTCGGCTACGCGGGTCTCATCGTGCTGGCATATCCGATGTTCTGGGCGCTGGACACGTCGCAGAGCATGGTGGCGCTCGGCGTCGTCCTGTTCATCTACTACGTGGTCAACGGCATCACCATCGCCACTACGTATCTGGTGACCGTGGAGTTGATGCCGCGCCCGGTGCGCTACACCGGATCCGCGCTCGGCATCAACCTGGGCCTCATCGTCATCAGCTTCGGTCCGACGCTGGCCGCTGAAGTGGTCAACACGTCGGGCAGCCTGATCCCGGTGGCGCTGTGGGCAGCGGGGTGTGGAGTCATCGGTGCCGCCACGCTGCTCTTCGGTGTCCGAGAGACCGCTGGTGAGGCACTGCCGAGATAA